In the Desulfosporosinus acidiphilus SJ4 genome, AGCAGCTTCAAACCTTTCCAAAGCATCCAGTAGCCCAAAAACCCCATATCCTATAATATCATCTTCCTCAATATGCGGTGGGAGTGACATAGACAACCGACCCGCTATGCGCTTGACCAACGGCAAATATCGTTCGATAGACTCTTGTTTCCACTCTCCGCGTGCAGCGGTTTCATATGTATTTGGTATCAAGTCTCCTCACCTCCCCAACCCATTCGACGTATTATATCTGCTTGTTTCTTGCTGTCTAAACCAAGGCTTAAATCTTTATCTACCTGTCCGGGTACTCCCGAGTTTTGTGGGAGTGTATCAAAAAAATCATCCCCGCCGAGGGATACATCAACTAAGCCCCCTCGTCCTGTTTCTAAGGTCTGGTCCTGCTTTGGAATTGACAGGGCCGTTTTCTTAAATAAACTAAAAGTTCCCATCAGTAACAGATAAATAATTCCAAAGGAAATCCCTGCCCGCACAATTAGATTAAAGATCTTTAAACCGTTAATCCAGCTAAGTAAGGCTACAATCAGAGCAACCAGAATAGAAATACGCATGGACCAGAGCGTGAAATTCGGATAATTTTCCATGGTCACTAAACCACCTTTTCACCATGATTAATTGTTCGAATGCGTAATTCCCCGGTCCCCACATCAAAATGAATAGTACGCCCAAAGCTGCCCCCTACATCTGCGACCAAAAGCGGGATTCTGTATTTTTTTAATTCCTGTTCGACAGCCTCAGCATTGCGATCACCAATTTTAAGAATCGGAGTTTTTCCCGGAAAGGAAAACATCTGAGCGCCGCCTGCTATTTTGGCCTTGAGGCGGGATGGACTTGCTCCCAAATCTAAAATCTGTTTTATCATTAACTCCAGGGCAGTATCTGCATATTTCATCGGATTCCCTCCTTGGCTTCCGGAAGAGGTAGGCAGCATGATATGAGCCATCCCTCCTAACTTCAAAACGGGGTCATGGACACAGATTCCGATACATGACCCCAACCCGGCAGTCATTAAAAGATCCGGAGTTTTTGCCGTTTTAAAATCCGCCATACCGACAGTAATTATTACGCTCATAATCCCATAGCCCCTAATAATTTTTGTAACGAACCTTCGTCGGGCAAAAAGATAAATTGACCTTCAATCTTAGGAATGCCGGAGAGTTGTGTGTCAATAAATAAGACTGTATCATCGAGAGTTCCTTCCTCAAGAAAAATAGCATCTAAAAGGGCCCCAATCATATCTACGGATAGCGCCGGGACTGATGATTGCAGGGGTACCCCCGAAAACTCCGTTAAAGCAATAAGAAAAGAACTCACTAAGATGTTGCCAACCTCTTTCAAGGCTGATTGTGCCATCTCATCACTATAAAGATCCCGTTCCTCACTGGAGCCAAAAAGTGCCTGAACAACTATTTCTGCGCTTTCAACAGGGAAGAAGAAGACGGCTTTCCCCGGAGCAGACCCTTCGACTTTGACATAAATGACGGCTTGAGGTGTGTCCAATTGCCCCACGATTGCAGTAATCTGCTCAAAGGGGACGGCCCAAACCTCTGGCACAGACATATCAATTCGACGCTGCAGGAGGGTGGATAAAGCTGTGGCCGCATGGCCAGAGCCAATATTCCCGATTTCACGCAATGCATCCAGTTGGCACTGTGTTACTTCCATGTTCCTATATCAGCCCTTTCTTCCGCATCTCTCGTTGTCTTTCAAAAACGCATTTTATAATTTGATCCCTCTCTCGTTCTGAAAGGTCAAAAAATTCTGCGGTAACAGTATATCGTTGATTTTTCTCCATCGTTTCGGTCCTGCAAACACGAGCAGGCGTCTGAATTTCGCCGTTAGGAAGACCTAATTGTACATAGAGCAAGGCTTTATTCTCCACAGGTTCATCCGTTATGAAACGCACCCCTCCGCCGCTAAAGTCAACCATCGTTCCTCTTAAAAGATCACTTAGGCCATCCTCCTTTACAACTTTAAAGGAAAGGTCAAAGGCAGCGGGTACTCGAACATAATTTCGACGCTGAACTTTGGTAATCGAATCAGGGAACTTCAAGACTAGCATCGGCACAGGAACCGCAATACGCTGCATAATCTCCCCCTCGAACTCATAAGCTGATAAATGATCCCAAAAGGTAATTACGACCTTAGTTCCTTCCCGAAGAGGCACAACCTCACCTTTATCATAAGGTGCGCCCACCGTGATAATCTTTTGCCCAACTTCCTCGATTCGCGTCCGATATTTTCCGCAATACTCTCCATCAAGTACGATAAGATCAATAGACAGGCCATGTGAGAGTTTCTCACTGTACGACAAAATCATTCCCCCCTTAGGAATCAAGCTAAAAATTAATTGCCACGAGCTGCAAGTAAGTTCCTAAATTAATTAGTTCAAAAAAACTCTTTGTCTATTAAAAAGTGCTTAGTTTTGGAGTTTTAAAACGGTCGAAGCAATTTGCTTAGAAATCCCTTGATTCCTTCAACGTGACGAGGAGGATGATCGTTGACTCCTGTAATTGTTCCGGCTATCCATTGTATACAACGATAGGCCGAACTATCAGGTGAGCCTATACCGAGGGGGACCTGCTGCATAACAGCGCGGCTCATCAAAGGATCATCATAAACCCAGCCCCATAAATCAAGCGGTTCGTTTAAAAACTTGTGCACTGCTGTTTCCAGTTTTTTGTAGGTTGCCTGAGCTTCGCTTTCCGAGTGCACCCTATTGGCAACGACATGAATGGGTACCTTTATGTTCTCTTTTTTCAAGGTTTTAAGCACGCCATAGGCATCGATCAGAGCGGTAGGCTCCGGTGTTGTTAAGAGGACAATATCGTCAGCGCCCCGCAAAAAGTTAGTTACGGTATGCCCAATACCTGCACCCGTATCAATCAGCAGAATATCGGCCATTTTTTCTAACCGCCCGAGATTGGTTAAAACATTCGCAATCTTGTCTCTTTCCAGGTTAGCAAGATCCTGAACCCCTGCTCCTCCTGGAATAATCATGATTCCCTGCGGACCTGTCAGGAGGATTTGCTCAATCGTTTTTTCTCCGGTTAATAAATGTTCAATCGTATACCGAGCTGTAAGACCGAAAGAAATATCCACATTCGCCAGTCCCAAATCTCCGTCAAGGATAATGACGCGTTTCCCAGATTGAGCCAGAGCTAAAGCAAAGTTAACTGTGAAGTTTGTTTTCCCGGCTCCCCCTTTACCACTGGTCACAGCTAAAACTCTCATCTTAGTTTGTTCACTTTTTTCATCTGAGACCAACTTGCGCAGGGCGCTGGCTTGATCATTCACAGTGCTTCTCCTCTCCAAACACGAAGCGAGCAATCCGATTCTGGTTGGCTGCAACTATGTCATCCGGGACATTTTGTCCATTCGTTAGATAGGCCGTTGGGAGTTCTGCCTGATCTAAGAAATTCAATAAAGTCCCTGCACTGTCAGTTTCATCGAGCTTTGTGAAAATAAAATGGGTTGATACGTCTTTGAAACGCTGATAGATTTTAAGTTGATCAGCGAGTTGTGTCGTAGCGCTCATAACCAACATCGTATAGTCCGGATTGGCCTTTTTTAAGAAAGCTCGCAATTCTGACATATGCAAATCATGATGCGGGCTTCGCCCTGCCGTATCAATAAAAATTAAATCTTTATCCTTGTGACGGTTCTTGGCCATCTGAAGTTCTGTCGGTGTCATTACCACATCGACAGGAACGCCGATAATCTCGCCAAAGGTTTTAATTTGCTCTACCGCGGCAACGCGATACGTATCCGCCGTAATCAGAGCAACTTTTCGCTTATCGACAATACTAAAACCTGCCGCCAGTTTACCTATGGTTGTTGTTTTCCCCACACCTGTCGGACCGATCAAAGCGATAACCAGAGGTTTATCCGTGTCAGTCTGTATGGGTTCAGTGGTTCCGCAGATTTCCATGATTTCTGTTTCGATCTGAGAGTAAACCTCGCTGTCGTTATTCCATTGATTTTCAGGTAACCTTTGCTGAAGGTGACTGATAATCCGTTTAATTATCGTTTCCTCTACCCCTCGGTCTAGCAAACGATCTACCCATTTTTGCAGAGTTGGAGGCCATTCCTTTCTTTCACTTCCCAGTTCCTCGATTTGCTGATTGACTTTCTCCAATAATAAATACATTGACTTGAGATCAGGTTGAATCGTTTCCGATGGG is a window encoding:
- a CDS encoding flagellar brake protein, translating into MSYSEKLSHGLSIDLIVLDGEYCGKYRTRIEEVGQKIITVGAPYDKGEVVPLREGTKVVITFWDHLSAYEFEGEIMQRIAVPVPMLVLKFPDSITKVQRRNYVRVPAAFDLSFKVVKEDGLSDLLRGTMVDFSGGGVRFITDEPVENKALLYVQLGLPNGEIQTPARVCRTETMEKNQRYTVTAEFFDLSERERDQIIKCVFERQREMRKKGLI
- a CDS encoding chemotaxis protein CheD, yielding MSVIITVGMADFKTAKTPDLLMTAGLGSCIGICVHDPVLKLGGMAHIMLPTSSGSQGGNPMKYADTALELMIKQILDLGASPSRLKAKIAGGAQMFSFPGKTPILKIGDRNAEAVEQELKKYRIPLLVADVGGSFGRTIHFDVGTGELRIRTINHGEKVV
- a CDS encoding MinD/ParA family protein; the encoded protein is MNDQASALRKLVSDEKSEQTKMRVLAVTSGKGGAGKTNFTVNFALALAQSGKRVIILDGDLGLANVDISFGLTARYTIEHLLTGEKTIEQILLTGPQGIMIIPGGAGVQDLANLERDKIANVLTNLGRLEKMADILLIDTGAGIGHTVTNFLRGADDIVLLTTPEPTALIDAYGVLKTLKKENIKVPIHVVANRVHSESEAQATYKKLETAVHKFLNEPLDLWGWVYDDPLMSRAVMQQVPLGIGSPDSSAYRCIQWIAGTITGVNDHPPRHVEGIKGFLSKLLRPF
- the flhF gene encoding flagellar biosynthesis protein FlhF, with amino-acid sequence MRVKRFVGDNVTDTMGKVKRELGSDAVILQTREFREGGFLGFFGTMKVEITAAIEEKPVSDWSRYDNNIEEERPVRIAPRPEVQIRQETLQRDTQVPSETIQPDLKSMYLLLEKVNQQIEELGSERKEWPPTLQKWVDRLLDRGVEETIIKRIISHLQQRLPENQWNNDSEVYSQIETEIMEICGTTEPIQTDTDKPLVIALIGPTGVGKTTTIGKLAAGFSIVDKRKVALITADTYRVAAVEQIKTFGEIIGVPVDVVMTPTELQMAKNRHKDKDLIFIDTAGRSPHHDLHMSELRAFLKKANPDYTMLVMSATTQLADQLKIYQRFKDVSTHFIFTKLDETDSAGTLLNFLDQAELPTAYLTNGQNVPDDIVAANQNRIARFVFGEEKHCE
- a CDS encoding chemotaxis protein CheC gives rise to the protein MEVTQCQLDALREIGNIGSGHAATALSTLLQRRIDMSVPEVWAVPFEQITAIVGQLDTPQAVIYVKVEGSAPGKAVFFFPVESAEIVVQALFGSSEERDLYSDEMAQSALKEVGNILVSSFLIALTEFSGVPLQSSVPALSVDMIGALLDAIFLEEGTLDDTVLFIDTQLSGIPKIEGQFIFLPDEGSLQKLLGAMGL